Proteins from one Malania oleifera isolate guangnan ecotype guangnan chromosome 4, ASM2987363v1, whole genome shotgun sequence genomic window:
- the LOC131153468 gene encoding gibberellin 2-beta-dioxygenase 6-like, which yields MFQAPDRIGKMVDPNPPLLHHYGALLHHHQKQDELKLLKHHQSHEENYCQKQRELPLVDLGPLISRNHLRAEEGDDDDDDDKRVADCAAEITRAASEWGFFQVVNHGISPELLQRMTREQVKLFQTPFERKLATACSTQHGLGRLLNGSYRWGSPAATSPHQFSWSESFQVPIAKIRSQDVLPGDFSSLREVMEELGGAMSKVAGRVAGVLAESMGQGNKEALEKIWDASTCSLRLNRYPPCALSPEVFGLIPHTDSDFLTILYQDHHVGGLHLRKDSHWIAVKPTPHALVVNIGDLFQAWSNDVFKSVEHKVTVNEKVDRYSVAFFLSPSPDSLIGSCREPSLYRKFTFGEYRNQVQEDVTKTGNKIGLHRFRL from the exons ATGTTCCAAGCACCCGATCGGATAGGAAAAATGGTAGACCCAAATCCCCCTCTCCTGCACCATTACGGCGCCCTTCTCCACCATCACCAAAAACAAGATGAGCTCAAGCTGCTCAAGCATCACCAAAGCCACGAGGAAAATTATTGCCAGAAGCAGCGGGAGCTCCCACTCGTAGATCTCGGCCCTCTTATCAGCAGAAACCATCTGCGGGCGGAGGAAGGAGAcgatgacgatgacgacgacAAGAGGGTTGCTGATTGCGCCGCGGAAATCACGAGAGCGGCGTCAGAGTGGGGTTTTTTCCAGGTAGTGAACCATGGGATCAGCCCTGAGCTTCTGCAGAGGATGACGAGAGAGCAAGTGAAGCTGTTTCAGACACCCTTCGAGAGGAAACTGGCCACCGCCTGCAGCACTCAGCATGGCCTTGGCCGCCTTCTCAATGGTTCATACAGGTGGGGTTCGCCCGCTGCCACTTCTCCCCACCAGTTCTCCTGGTCCGAATCTTTCCAAGTTCCCATCGCTAAGATCCGTTCTCAGGATGTTCTTCCTGGGGACTTTAGCTCTCTGAG GGAAGTGATGGAGGAACTAGGAGGAGCAATGTCAAAAGTAGCAGGGAGGGTGGCAGGAGTGCTGGCAGAGAGCATGGGACAGGGGAATAAGGAAGCGCTGGAAAAAATATGGGACGCGAGCACATGCAGTCTTCGGCTGAACCGGTACCCCCCCTGCGCCCTCTCCCCAGAGGTATTCGGGCTGATTCCTCACACCGACAGCGACTTCCTCACCATTCTTTATCAAGACCATCACGTTGGAGGACTCCATCTCAGGAAGGATTCCCACTGGATCGCCGTCAAACCCACCCCACATGCCCTCGTCGTCAACATCGGCGACCTTTTCCAA GCTTGGAGCAATGATGTGTTCAAGAGTGTGGAGCACAAGGTGACGGTGAATGAGAAAGTGGATAGGTACTCTGTGGCTTTCTTCCTCAGCCCTTCTCCCGACTCTCTGATTGGGAGCTGCCGAGAACCTTCTCTCTACAGGAAATTCACTTTTGGAGAATACAGGAACCAAGTCCAAGAAGATGTCACCAAAACTGGCAATAAAATAGGCCTTCACAGATTTCGCCTTTAA